In the Populus trichocarpa isolate Nisqually-1 chromosome 1, P.trichocarpa_v4.1, whole genome shotgun sequence genome, one interval contains:
- the LOC18095920 gene encoding protein disulfide-isomerase 5-4 isoform X1, giving the protein MVSTNKLKSVDFYRKIPRDLTEASLSGAGLSIVAALAMVFLFGMELNNYLTVNTSTSVIVDNSSDGEFLRIDFNLSFPSLSCEFASVDVSDVLGTNRLNITKTIRKFSIDHDLKPTGSEFHSGPVLHHINHGDEVHEEGSEGSVSLKAHNFDQYTHQYPILVVNFYAPWCYWSNRLKPSWEKAAKIIRERYDPEIDGRILLAKVDCTEEGDLCRRNHIQGYPSIRIFRKGSDLRDDHGHHDHESYYGDRDTDSLVKTMEGLVAPIAMESQRHALEHKPENATEHVKRPAPSAGGCRIEGYVRVKKVPGNLVISARSGAHSFDSAQMNLSHVISHFSFGMKVLPRVMSDVKRLIPHIGRSHDKLNGRSFINHRDVGANVTIEHYLQVVKTEVVTRRSSAEHKLIEEYEYTAHSSLAQTVYMPTAKFHFELSPMQVLITENPKSFSHFITNVCAIIGGVFTVAGILDSILHNTFRMMKKVELGKNF; this is encoded by the exons ATGGTTTCAACGAACAAGCTCAAATCCGTCGATTTTTACAG GAAAATTCCTAGAGATTTGACAGAGGCATCGTTATCAGGTGCAGGATTATCGATAGTAGCTGCCCTAGCTATGGTGTTTTTGTTTGGAATG gaacttaataattatttaactgTCAACACCTCTACATCTGTGATTGTTGACAATAGTTCTGATGGAGAGTTCTTACGTATTGATTTCAATCTTag CTTTCCTTCACTCTCATGTGAATTTGCATCGGTTGACGTGAGTGATGTGTTAGGAACT aACAGGTtgaatataacaaaaacaatccGCAAATTCTCAATTGATCATGATTTGAAGCCCACTGGATCTGAGTTTCACTCTGGACCAGTTTTGCATCACATCAATCATGGAGATGAAGTTCATGAAGAAGGCAGTGAAGGTTCTGTATCACTCAAAGCTCATAATTTTGATCAATACACGCATCA GTATCCAATTTTAGTTGTCAATTTTTATGCTCCTTGGTGCTACTGGAGTAATCGCCTG AAACCTTCATGGGAAAAGGCAgctaaaataataagagaaag GTATGATCCAGAAATAGATGGGCGGATTCTGTTGGCTAAGGTTGACTGCACTGAAGAAGGTGATCTGTGTAGGAG GAATCACATACAAGGGTATCCATCAATTCGTATTTTCCGTAAAGGAAGTGATCTTCg GGATGACCATGGACACCATGACCATGAATCTTATTATGGAGATCGAGATACAGACAGCCTGGTTAAG ACAATGGAAGGTTTGGTTGCACCTATTGCAATGGAATCTCAAAGGCATGCTTTGGAGCATAAACCTGAAAATGCAACAGAGCATGTTAAAAGACCAGCTCCTTCAGCCGGAGGATGTAGAATTGAAGGATATGTGCGTGTAAAGAAG GTTCCAGGCAACCTCGTGATCTCAGCTCGCTCAGGAGCCCATTCCTTTGATTCTGCTCAAATGAACTTGTCACATGTCATATCCCATTTCTCGTTTGGTATGAAGGTTTTGCCCAGGGTAATGAGTGACGTGAAGCGTTTGATACCTCACATTGGTCGAAGTCATGACAAGTTGAATGGCCGATCATTTATTAATCATCGTGATGTAGGGGCTAATGTCACT ATAGAGCATTATCTCCAAGTTGTTAAAACTGAGGTGGTTACAAGAAGATCTTCAGCTGAGCACAAATTAATTGAGGAGTATGAATATACAGCTCATAGCAGTTTGGCACAGACTGTCTACATGCCAACTGCAAAATTCCATTTTGAGCTCTCTCCCATGCAG GTTTTGATCACTGAAAATCCCAAGTCTTTTTCGCATTTTATCACTAATGTCTGTGCCATAATCGGAGGTGTCTTCACG GTGGCTGGTATATTGGATTCAATTTTGCACAACACATTTAGAATGATGAAAAAAGTAGAACTCGGCAAAAATTTTTGA
- the LOC18095920 gene encoding protein disulfide-isomerase 5-3 isoform X2 encodes MVSTNKLKSVDFYRKIPRDLTEASLSGAGLSIVAALAMVFLFGMELNNYLTVNTSTSVIVDNSSDGEFLRIDFNLRLNITKTIRKFSIDHDLKPTGSEFHSGPVLHHINHGDEVHEEGSEGSVSLKAHNFDQYTHQYPILVVNFYAPWCYWSNRLKPSWEKAAKIIRERYDPEIDGRILLAKVDCTEEGDLCRRNHIQGYPSIRIFRKGSDLRDDHGHHDHESYYGDRDTDSLVKTMEGLVAPIAMESQRHALEHKPENATEHVKRPAPSAGGCRIEGYVRVKKVPGNLVISARSGAHSFDSAQMNLSHVISHFSFGMKVLPRVMSDVKRLIPHIGRSHDKLNGRSFINHRDVGANVTIEHYLQVVKTEVVTRRSSAEHKLIEEYEYTAHSSLAQTVYMPTAKFHFELSPMQVLITENPKSFSHFITNVCAIIGGVFTVAGILDSILHNTFRMMKKVELGKNF; translated from the exons ATGGTTTCAACGAACAAGCTCAAATCCGTCGATTTTTACAG GAAAATTCCTAGAGATTTGACAGAGGCATCGTTATCAGGTGCAGGATTATCGATAGTAGCTGCCCTAGCTATGGTGTTTTTGTTTGGAATG gaacttaataattatttaactgTCAACACCTCTACATCTGTGATTGTTGACAATAGTTCTGATGGAGAGTTCTTACGTATTGATTTCAATCTTag GTtgaatataacaaaaacaatccGCAAATTCTCAATTGATCATGATTTGAAGCCCACTGGATCTGAGTTTCACTCTGGACCAGTTTTGCATCACATCAATCATGGAGATGAAGTTCATGAAGAAGGCAGTGAAGGTTCTGTATCACTCAAAGCTCATAATTTTGATCAATACACGCATCA GTATCCAATTTTAGTTGTCAATTTTTATGCTCCTTGGTGCTACTGGAGTAATCGCCTG AAACCTTCATGGGAAAAGGCAgctaaaataataagagaaag GTATGATCCAGAAATAGATGGGCGGATTCTGTTGGCTAAGGTTGACTGCACTGAAGAAGGTGATCTGTGTAGGAG GAATCACATACAAGGGTATCCATCAATTCGTATTTTCCGTAAAGGAAGTGATCTTCg GGATGACCATGGACACCATGACCATGAATCTTATTATGGAGATCGAGATACAGACAGCCTGGTTAAG ACAATGGAAGGTTTGGTTGCACCTATTGCAATGGAATCTCAAAGGCATGCTTTGGAGCATAAACCTGAAAATGCAACAGAGCATGTTAAAAGACCAGCTCCTTCAGCCGGAGGATGTAGAATTGAAGGATATGTGCGTGTAAAGAAG GTTCCAGGCAACCTCGTGATCTCAGCTCGCTCAGGAGCCCATTCCTTTGATTCTGCTCAAATGAACTTGTCACATGTCATATCCCATTTCTCGTTTGGTATGAAGGTTTTGCCCAGGGTAATGAGTGACGTGAAGCGTTTGATACCTCACATTGGTCGAAGTCATGACAAGTTGAATGGCCGATCATTTATTAATCATCGTGATGTAGGGGCTAATGTCACT ATAGAGCATTATCTCCAAGTTGTTAAAACTGAGGTGGTTACAAGAAGATCTTCAGCTGAGCACAAATTAATTGAGGAGTATGAATATACAGCTCATAGCAGTTTGGCACAGACTGTCTACATGCCAACTGCAAAATTCCATTTTGAGCTCTCTCCCATGCAG GTTTTGATCACTGAAAATCCCAAGTCTTTTTCGCATTTTATCACTAATGTCTGTGCCATAATCGGAGGTGTCTTCACG GTGGCTGGTATATTGGATTCAATTTTGCACAACACATTTAGAATGATGAAAAAAGTAGAACTCGGCAAAAATTTTTGA
- the LOC18095919 gene encoding early nodulin-like protein 3: protein MANISYQNKVFHVLGLLCFLLLIQKNNAFQYQVGGGSKGWTVPDNTSSSSKSYYNDWAERTRFRIGDSLLFAYDPSQDSVLQVSKGDYENCTTKNPIAAFSDPKTVFTFNHSGHHYFISGNKDNCLKNEKLVVVVLADRSSNHSANTNQTTAAPSPSLGYSDMVPAPTPSGVETPPAPAGIADINPTPAPAGVSPNSASSLFVSFIGSMGAFFASSLILSF from the exons atggcCAACATCAGTTACCAAAACAAAGTCTTTCATGTTTTGGGGCTCTTGTGTTTCTTGCTCTTGATACAGAAGAACAATGCATTTCAATATCAAGTCGGAGGAGGTTCGAAAGGTTGGACCGTGCCCGATAATACCAGTTCCAGTTCGAAGAGCTACTACAACGATTGGGCTGAACGTACCCGATTTCGGATCGGAGACTCCCTCT TGTTTGCTTATGATCCTAGCCAAGACTCGGTGCTTCAAGTAAGCAAGGGGGACTATGAAAATTGCACCACAAAGAATCCTATTGCAGCATTCAGTGACCCTAAGACTGTCTTCACATTCAACCATTCCGGACATCACTACTTCATCAGTGGAAACAAAGATAACTGTCTCAAGAATGAGAAGCTGGTGGTGGTCGTTTTAGCAGACAGATCAAGCAATCATTCTGCTAACACAAACCAAACCACCGCAGCTCCTTCTCCATCTCTGGGTTACTCCGACATGGTCCCAGCTCCTACACCTAGCGGTGTTGAGACTCCTCCCGCTCCCGCAGGAATAGCCGACATAAACCCAACTCCAGCTCCCGCCGGTGTGTCACCAAACTCAGCTTCTTCATTGTTCGTGAGTTTCATTGGTTCCATGGGAGCATTCTTTGCTTCATCTCTTATCTTATCGTTTTAG